In the Caenorhabditis elegans chromosome X genome, one interval contains:
- the F49E2.5 gene encoding Nucleolar protein 16 (Confirmed by transcript evidence) — protein MRSPKSVRRPHIRQQLTNRRKNLGRVAKSQRNQFRQWLLTAVLPNSINDQRKEAFASLELTEQPQQVEKVKKSEKKKAQKQIAKDHEAEQKVNAKKAAEKEARRAEAEAKKRAAQEEEHKQWKAEQERIQKEQEKKEADLKKLQAEKKKEKAVKAEKAEKAEKTKKASTPAPVEEEIVVKKVANDRSAAPAPEPKTPTNTPAEPAEQVQEITGKKNKKNKKKSESEATAAPASVEQVVEQPKVVTEEPHQQAAPQEKKNKKNKRKSESENVPAASETPVEPVVEKVEKPVAPVSKKPTADDNMDFLDFVTAKPEKTESVEEHIEAPMIVEPVHAENETAAAAGGKKKNKKNKNKKNSESESTPAAEPVKEVTPEIVEEVFEKKTITPSTAAAAAPAPGSKKNKKNKKNSESESAPAAEPVKEVTPEIVEEVFEKKTVTPSTEAAAAPASASKKNKKNKKGSGISESHDTAPAPTVEIPQTTEGGKGSPGSDKENSGSAVNGSAKKQMSVEELDYGVPGQTTDTTTDKKNKKKNKKGKNSNSISENAQVIAHLEQDHLDQMADDEVQAITGAAGSHSPPIQVHEVTSSEQHSNGVEKNTTIEITQAVDGTDMSQTQFQKNVEKLVQATLAKHDIVEIDPTVKLRIDAQLIKLSEKKAPAVVMEHVNYIKPLPMELHVSRPSTPSRDRVYKLLPKDIIFCAGLMDSHGENYAAMAADERNIFKDTSRALQRKIRIFKESPHYHTYLRAKEENRPIEEVIAEAQH, from the exons ATGAGGTCTCCAAAATCAGTGAGACGTCCACACATCAGACAGCAACTGACGAACCGCAGAAAGAATCTGGGACGAGTGGCCAAGTCACAACGCAACCAATTCCGTCAATG GCTTCTTACTGCTGTACTTCCAAACTCTATCAACGATCAGCGTAAAGAAGCTTTTGCCTCTCTCGAGCTCACCGAGCAGCCACAGCAA GTTGAGAAGGTCAAGAagtccgagaaaaagaaggcCCAAAAGCAGATTGCTAAGGATCATGAAGCTGAACAAAAGGTGAACGCCAAGAAGGCCGCCGAGAAGGAAGCCCGACGTGCCGAAGCGGAAGCCAAAAAACGTGCTGCTCAAGAAGAGGAACACAAGCAATGGAAAGCCGAGCAAGAAAGAATTCAGAAGGAACAGGAAAAGAAAGAAGCTGATTTGAAGAAACTCCAAGccgaaaagaaaaaggaaaaggcTGTTAAAGCGGAGAAGGCCGAGAAAGCCGAGAAAACTAAAAAGGCCAGCACTCCAGCTCCAGTGGAAGAAGAAATTGTAGTCAAAAAGGTTGCCAACGACCGATCCGCAGCACCAGCCCCAGAACCAAAAACCCCAACAAACACTCCAGCAGAGCCAGCCGAACAGGTTCAAGAG ATCACcggaaaaaagaacaagaagaacaagaagaagagTGAGAGCGAAGCAACCGCGGCCCCAGCTTCTGTCGAGCAAGTTGTTGAGCAGCCAAAGGTTGTAACGGAAGAGCCACATCAGCAGGCTGCACCACaggaaaagaagaacaaaaagaaCAAGAGAAAGAGTGAAAGTGAGAATGTTCCAGCTGCCTCGGAAACTCCTGTTGAGCCAGTTGTTGAG aagGTCGAGAAACCAGTTGCTCCAGTATCCAAAAAGCCAACTGCTGATGATAATATGGACTTTTTGGATTTCGTCACTGCCAAACCAGAG aaaaccgaGTCCGTTGAAGAGCACATTGAAGCTCCAATGATTGTTGAACCAGTTCATGCTGAAAATGAG ACCGCTGCCGCTGCAGgtggaaagaagaagaacaagaaaaataagaataagaAGAATAGCGAAAGTGAATCCACCCCAGCTGCCGAGCCAGTCAAGGAAGTCACTCCAGAAATTGTTGAGGAAGTGtttgaaaagaaaaccatCACTCCAAGTACTGCAGCTGCCGCTGCTCCAGCACCAGGTTCAAAG aagaacaagaagaacaagaagaacAGCGAGAGTGAATCCGCCCCAGCTGCCGAGCCAGTCAAGGAAGTCACCCCAGAGATTGTTGAGgaagtgtttgaaaaaaaaaccgttacACCAAGCACTGAAGCTGCAGCTGCTCCAGCATCAGCTTCAAAG aagaacaagaagaacAAGAAAGGATCCGGAATCTCCGAGTCTCACGACACTGCCCCAGCTCCAACTGTTGAAATTCCACAGACAACCGAAGGAGGAAAGGGATCCCCAGGAAGTGATaaggaaaattctggaagtgCCGTCAATGGATCCGCCAAAAAGCAAATGTCTGTTGAGGAGCTCGACTACGGAGTTCCAGGCCAAACAACCGATACAACCACTGAcaagaagaacaagaagaagaataagaaggGAAAGAACTCTAACTCAATATCGGAAAATGCTCAGGTGATTGCTCACCTCGAGCAAGATCACCTGGATCAAATGGCTGACGATGAGGTACAGGCCATCACAGGAGCTGCTGGATCTCATTCCCCACCAATTCAAGTTCATGAAGTAACTAGCTCAGAACAACACTCCAACGGAG ttgagaAAAACACTACAATCGAAATCACTCAAGCTGTTGACGGAACCGATATGTCCCAGACTCAATTCCAGAAGAATGTTGAGAAACTCGTTCAGGCTACGCTTGCCAAGCATGACATTGTAGAAATTGACCCAACCGTG AAACTGCGCATCGATGCCCAACTCATCAAGCTGTCGGAGAAAAAGGCGCCTGCTGTTGTGATGGAACACGTCAACTACATCAAGCCATTGCCAATGGAACTTCACGTCTCTCGACCATCG actccaAGCCGCGACCGTGTCTACAAACTTCTGCCAAAGGATATTATTTTCTGTGCAGGACTCATGGACTCTCACGGTGAAAACTACGCT GCTATGGCTGCCGATGAACGTAACATCTTCAAGGACACCTCACGCGCACTTCAAAGAAAGATCCGCATTTTCAAg GAATCCCCACACTACCACACCTATCTCCGTGCAAAGGAGGAAAACCGTCCGATCGAGGAGGTCATTGCTGAGGCACAACACTAA
- the F49E2.5 gene encoding Nucleolar protein 16 (Confirmed by transcript evidence): protein MRSPKSVRRPHIRQQLTNRRKNLGRVAKSQRNQFRQWLLTAVLPNSINDQRKEAFASLELTEQPQQVEKVKKSEKKKAQKQIAKDHEAEQKVNAKKAAEKEARRAEAEAKKRAAQEEEHKQWKAEQERIQKEQEKKEADLKKLQAEKKKEKAVKAEKAEKAEKTKKASTPAPVEEEIVVKKVANDRSAAPAPEPKTPTNTPAEPAEQVQEITGKKNKKNKKKSESEATAAPASVEQVVEQPKVVTEEPHQQAAPQEKKNKKNKRKSESENVPAASETPVEPVVENESPESEPVAKLITVSNTEASAVNVMGFSDIVTPKADEVITQDPVSAKQEVLPEHVPSEIPEEPVAVSKKPTADSMDFLDFVTPKTEAESTSEAPAPVVSKPTESIEDLEIVTYEHVADVTGNTLSPSQHSTPSPNSVLLNGPQSKSSKRKHHHKKNKKRTDSEMSQEPSKEDLEFLEFLHSEPKKVEKPVAPVSKKPTADDNMDFLDFVTAKPEKTESVEEHIEAPMIVEPVHAENETAAAAGGKKKNKKNKNKKNSESESTPAAEPVKEVTPEIVEEVFEKKTITPSTAAAAAPAPGSKKNKKNKKNSESESAPAAEPVKEVTPEIVEEVFEKKTVTPSTEAAAAPASASKKNKKNKKGSGISESHDTAPAPTVEIPQTTEGGKGSPGSDKENSGSAVNGSAKKQMSVEELDYGVPGQTTDTTTDKKNKKKNKKGKNSNSISENAQVIAHLEQDHLDQMADDEVQAITGAAGSHSPPIQVHEVTSSEQHSNGVEKNTTIEITQAVDGTDMSQTQFQKNVEKLVQATLAKHDIVEIDPTVKLRIDAQLIKLSEKKAPAVVMEHVNYIKPLPMELHVSRPSTPSRDRVYKLLPKDIIFCAGLMDSHGENYAAMAADERNIFKDTSRALQRKIRIFKESPHYHTYLRAKEENRPIEEVIAEAQH from the exons ATGAGGTCTCCAAAATCAGTGAGACGTCCACACATCAGACAGCAACTGACGAACCGCAGAAAGAATCTGGGACGAGTGGCCAAGTCACAACGCAACCAATTCCGTCAATG GCTTCTTACTGCTGTACTTCCAAACTCTATCAACGATCAGCGTAAAGAAGCTTTTGCCTCTCTCGAGCTCACCGAGCAGCCACAGCAA GTTGAGAAGGTCAAGAagtccgagaaaaagaaggcCCAAAAGCAGATTGCTAAGGATCATGAAGCTGAACAAAAGGTGAACGCCAAGAAGGCCGCCGAGAAGGAAGCCCGACGTGCCGAAGCGGAAGCCAAAAAACGTGCTGCTCAAGAAGAGGAACACAAGCAATGGAAAGCCGAGCAAGAAAGAATTCAGAAGGAACAGGAAAAGAAAGAAGCTGATTTGAAGAAACTCCAAGccgaaaagaaaaaggaaaaggcTGTTAAAGCGGAGAAGGCCGAGAAAGCCGAGAAAACTAAAAAGGCCAGCACTCCAGCTCCAGTGGAAGAAGAAATTGTAGTCAAAAAGGTTGCCAACGACCGATCCGCAGCACCAGCCCCAGAACCAAAAACCCCAACAAACACTCCAGCAGAGCCAGCCGAACAGGTTCAAGAG ATCACcggaaaaaagaacaagaagaacaagaagaagagTGAGAGCGAAGCAACCGCGGCCCCAGCTTCTGTCGAGCAAGTTGTTGAGCAGCCAAAGGTTGTAACGGAAGAGCCACATCAGCAGGCTGCACCACaggaaaagaagaacaaaaagaaCAAGAGAAAGAGTGAAAGTGAGAATGTTCCAGCTGCCTCGGAAACTCCTGTTGAGCCAGTTGTTGAG AATGAGTCACCGGAAAGTGAGCCAGTGGCCAAGCTgattactgtttcaaacaCAGAGGCATCAGCCGTTAATGTCATGGGATTCTCTGACATTGTTACTCCAAAAGCAGATGAAGTGATTACCCAAGATCCAGTATCCGCCAAACAAGAGGTTTTGCCCGAGCATGTTCCGTCGGAGATACCTGAAGAGCCAGTAGCTGTTTCCAAAAAGCCAACTGCTGATAGTATGGATTTCCTCGACTTTGTGACTCCAAAGACGGAAGCAGAGAGCACTTCAGAAGCTCCAGCTCCAGTTGTTTCAAAGCCAACAGAATCTATCGAAGATCTTGAAATTGTCACTTACGAACACGTAGCTGATGTAACAGGAAACACTCTCTCTCCATCTCAGCATTCTACTCCGAGCCCCAACTCTGTTCTGCTCAATGGTCCACAATCTAAGAGCTCGAAAAGAAAGCATCAtcacaagaaaaacaaaaagcgTACAGACAGTGAGATGTCCCAGGAGCCGAGCAAGGAAGACTTGGAGTTCCTTGAGTTCCTTCACTCTGAGCCAAAG aagGTCGAGAAACCAGTTGCTCCAGTATCCAAAAAGCCAACTGCTGATGATAATATGGACTTTTTGGATTTCGTCACTGCCAAACCAGAG aaaaccgaGTCCGTTGAAGAGCACATTGAAGCTCCAATGATTGTTGAACCAGTTCATGCTGAAAATGAG ACCGCTGCCGCTGCAGgtggaaagaagaagaacaagaaaaataagaataagaAGAATAGCGAAAGTGAATCCACCCCAGCTGCCGAGCCAGTCAAGGAAGTCACTCCAGAAATTGTTGAGGAAGTGtttgaaaagaaaaccatCACTCCAAGTACTGCAGCTGCCGCTGCTCCAGCACCAGGTTCAAAG aagaacaagaagaacaagaagaacAGCGAGAGTGAATCCGCCCCAGCTGCCGAGCCAGTCAAGGAAGTCACCCCAGAGATTGTTGAGgaagtgtttgaaaaaaaaaccgttacACCAAGCACTGAAGCTGCAGCTGCTCCAGCATCAGCTTCAAAG aagaacaagaagaacAAGAAAGGATCCGGAATCTCCGAGTCTCACGACACTGCCCCAGCTCCAACTGTTGAAATTCCACAGACAACCGAAGGAGGAAAGGGATCCCCAGGAAGTGATaaggaaaattctggaagtgCCGTCAATGGATCCGCCAAAAAGCAAATGTCTGTTGAGGAGCTCGACTACGGAGTTCCAGGCCAAACAACCGATACAACCACTGAcaagaagaacaagaagaagaataagaaggGAAAGAACTCTAACTCAATATCGGAAAATGCTCAGGTGATTGCTCACCTCGAGCAAGATCACCTGGATCAAATGGCTGACGATGAGGTACAGGCCATCACAGGAGCTGCTGGATCTCATTCCCCACCAATTCAAGTTCATGAAGTAACTAGCTCAGAACAACACTCCAACGGAG ttgagaAAAACACTACAATCGAAATCACTCAAGCTGTTGACGGAACCGATATGTCCCAGACTCAATTCCAGAAGAATGTTGAGAAACTCGTTCAGGCTACGCTTGCCAAGCATGACATTGTAGAAATTGACCCAACCGTG AAACTGCGCATCGATGCCCAACTCATCAAGCTGTCGGAGAAAAAGGCGCCTGCTGTTGTGATGGAACACGTCAACTACATCAAGCCATTGCCAATGGAACTTCACGTCTCTCGACCATCG actccaAGCCGCGACCGTGTCTACAAACTTCTGCCAAAGGATATTATTTTCTGTGCAGGACTCATGGACTCTCACGGTGAAAACTACGCT GCTATGGCTGCCGATGAACGTAACATCTTCAAGGACACCTCACGCGCACTTCAAAGAAAGATCCGCATTTTCAAg GAATCCCCACACTACCACACCTATCTCCGTGCAAAGGAGGAAAACCGTCCGATCGAGGAGGTCATTGCTGAGGCACAACACTAA
- the F49E2.5 gene encoding Nucleolar protein 16 (Confirmed by transcript evidence), whose amino-acid sequence MRSPKSVRRPHIRQQLTNRRKNLGRVAKSQRNQFRQWLLTAVLPNSINDQRKEAFASLELTEQPQQVEKVKKSEKKKAQKQIAKDHEAEQKVNAKKAAEKEARRAEAEAKKRAAQEEEHKQWKAEQERIQKEQEKKEADLKKLQAEKKKEKAVKAEKAEKAEKTKKASTPAPVEEEIVVKKVANDRSAAPAPEPKTPTNTPAEPAEQVQEITGKKNKKNKKKSESEATAAPASVEQVVEQPKVVTEEPHQQAAPQEKKNKKNKRKSESENVPAASETPVEPVVETTPPASENQKKNKKDKKKSESEKVVEEPVQAEAPKSKKPTADDNMDFLDFVTAKEEPKDEPAETPAAPVEEVVENVVENVVEKSTTPPATENKKKNKKDKKKSESEKVTEQPVESAPAPPQVEQVVETTPPASENKKKNKKDKKKSESEKAVEEPVQAAPSSKKPTADDSMDFLDFVTAKPDRSEVAAPVEVAKVDESTAVTSENRKKNKKDKKKSESEKAVEEPVQAAPTSKKPTADDSMDFLDFVTAKEERVEEVAPVQEQVKEQKKSKKSKKTSESESKRPTADDSMDFLDFVTAKPEKPEQVVEEQPVVQEVPKPEEKASKKNKKNKRKSESEKNESPESEPVAKLITVSNTEASAVNVMGFSDIVTPKADEVITQDPVSAKQEVLPEHVPSEIPEEPVAVSKKPTADSMDFLDFVTPKTEAESTSEAPAPVVSKPTESIEDLEIVTYEHVADVTGNTLSPSQHSTPSPNSVLLNGPQSKSSKRKHHHKKNKKRTDSEMSQEPSKEDLEFLEFLHSEPKKVEKPVAPVSKKPTADDNMDFLDFVTAKPEKTESVEEHIEAPMIVEPVHAENETAAAAGGKKKNKKNKNKKNSESESTPAAEPVKEVTPEIVEEVFEKKTITPSTAAAAAPAPGSKKNKKNKKNSESESAPAAEPVKEVTPEIVEEVFEKKTVTPSTEAAAAPASASKKNKKNKKGSGISESHDTAPAPTVEIPQTTEGGKGSPGSDKENSGSAVNGSAKKQMSVEELDYGVPGQTTDTTTDKKNKKKNKKGKNSNSISENAQVIAHLEQDHLDQMADDEVQAITGAAGSHSPPIQVHEVTSSEQHSNGVEKNTTIEITQAVDGTDMSQTQFQKNVEKLVQATLAKHDIVEIDPTVKLRIDAQLIKLSEKKAPAVVMEHVNYIKPLPMELHVSRPSTPSRDRVYKLLPKDIIFCAGLMDSHGENYAAMAADERNIFKDTSRALQRKIRIFKESPHYHTYLRAKEENRPIEEVIAEAQH is encoded by the exons ATGAGGTCTCCAAAATCAGTGAGACGTCCACACATCAGACAGCAACTGACGAACCGCAGAAAGAATCTGGGACGAGTGGCCAAGTCACAACGCAACCAATTCCGTCAATG GCTTCTTACTGCTGTACTTCCAAACTCTATCAACGATCAGCGTAAAGAAGCTTTTGCCTCTCTCGAGCTCACCGAGCAGCCACAGCAA GTTGAGAAGGTCAAGAagtccgagaaaaagaaggcCCAAAAGCAGATTGCTAAGGATCATGAAGCTGAACAAAAGGTGAACGCCAAGAAGGCCGCCGAGAAGGAAGCCCGACGTGCCGAAGCGGAAGCCAAAAAACGTGCTGCTCAAGAAGAGGAACACAAGCAATGGAAAGCCGAGCAAGAAAGAATTCAGAAGGAACAGGAAAAGAAAGAAGCTGATTTGAAGAAACTCCAAGccgaaaagaaaaaggaaaaggcTGTTAAAGCGGAGAAGGCCGAGAAAGCCGAGAAAACTAAAAAGGCCAGCACTCCAGCTCCAGTGGAAGAAGAAATTGTAGTCAAAAAGGTTGCCAACGACCGATCCGCAGCACCAGCCCCAGAACCAAAAACCCCAACAAACACTCCAGCAGAGCCAGCCGAACAGGTTCAAGAG ATCACcggaaaaaagaacaagaagaacaagaagaagagTGAGAGCGAAGCAACCGCGGCCCCAGCTTCTGTCGAGCAAGTTGTTGAGCAGCCAAAGGTTGTAACGGAAGAGCCACATCAGCAGGCTGCACCACaggaaaagaagaacaaaaagaaCAAGAGAAAGAGTGAAAGTGAGAATGTTCCAGCTGCCTCGGAAACTCCTGTTGAGCCAGTTGTTGAG ACCACCCCACCAGCTTCTGAAaaccaaaagaaaaataagaaagataAGAAGAAGAGTGAGAGTGAGAAAGTTGTTGAAGAACCTGTCCAGGCTGAGGCTCCAAAGTCGAAAAAGCCAACTGCCGATGACAACATGGACTTCTTGGACTTCGTGACTGCGAAGGAAGAACCCAAAGATGAACCTGCGGAGACTCCAGCTGCTCCAGTGGAGGAAGTTGTTGAGAACGTAGTTGAGAACGTAGTTGAGAAG AGCACTACCCCACCTGCTACTGAGAACAAGAAAAAGAATAAGAAGGACAAGAAGAAGAGTGAGAGCGAAAAGGTCACTGAGCAACCGGTGGAATCTGCTCCAGCTCCACCACAAGTTGAACAAGTTGTTGAG ACTACCCCACCGgcatctgaaaacaaaaagaaaaataagaaagacaAGAAGAAGAGTGAAAGCGAGAAGGCTGTTGAAGAGCCAGTTCAAGCTGCGCCCTCATCCAAAAAGCCTACTGCTGATGACAGCATGGACTTCTTGGACTTTGTTACTGCTAAACCTGACCGCTCCGAAGTGGCAGCTCCAGTTGAGGTTGCCAAGGTAGATGAATCTACCGCAGTCACCtcagaaaacaggaaaaagaACAAGAAGGACAAGAAAAAGAGTGAGAGTGAAAAAGCAGTTGAGGAGCCAGTTCAGGCTGCTCCAACATCCAAAAAACCAACTGCTGATGATAGCATGGACTTTTTGGATTTCGTAACTGCTAAGGAAGAACGTGTTGAAGAAGTGGCTCCAGTTCAAGAGCAAgtaaaagagcaaaag AAATCAAAGAAGTCAAAGAAAACCAGCGAAAGTGAGTCCAAACGTCCAACGGCCGATGACAGCATGGACTTCTTAGACTTTGTGACCGCCAAACCAGAGAAACCAGAACAGGTGGTCGAGGAACAGCCTGTAGTTCAGGAAGTCCCAAAACCCGAGGAGAAG GCTTccaaaaagaataaaaagaaCAAGAGAAAGAGTGAGAGTGAAAAG AATGAGTCACCGGAAAGTGAGCCAGTGGCCAAGCTgattactgtttcaaacaCAGAGGCATCAGCCGTTAATGTCATGGGATTCTCTGACATTGTTACTCCAAAAGCAGATGAAGTGATTACCCAAGATCCAGTATCCGCCAAACAAGAGGTTTTGCCCGAGCATGTTCCGTCGGAGATACCTGAAGAGCCAGTAGCTGTTTCCAAAAAGCCAACTGCTGATAGTATGGATTTCCTCGACTTTGTGACTCCAAAGACGGAAGCAGAGAGCACTTCAGAAGCTCCAGCTCCAGTTGTTTCAAAGCCAACAGAATCTATCGAAGATCTTGAAATTGTCACTTACGAACACGTAGCTGATGTAACAGGAAACACTCTCTCTCCATCTCAGCATTCTACTCCGAGCCCCAACTCTGTTCTGCTCAATGGTCCACAATCTAAGAGCTCGAAAAGAAAGCATCAtcacaagaaaaacaaaaagcgTACAGACAGTGAGATGTCCCAGGAGCCGAGCAAGGAAGACTTGGAGTTCCTTGAGTTCCTTCACTCTGAGCCAAAG aagGTCGAGAAACCAGTTGCTCCAGTATCCAAAAAGCCAACTGCTGATGATAATATGGACTTTTTGGATTTCGTCACTGCCAAACCAGAG aaaaccgaGTCCGTTGAAGAGCACATTGAAGCTCCAATGATTGTTGAACCAGTTCATGCTGAAAATGAG ACCGCTGCCGCTGCAGgtggaaagaagaagaacaagaaaaataagaataagaAGAATAGCGAAAGTGAATCCACCCCAGCTGCCGAGCCAGTCAAGGAAGTCACTCCAGAAATTGTTGAGGAAGTGtttgaaaagaaaaccatCACTCCAAGTACTGCAGCTGCCGCTGCTCCAGCACCAGGTTCAAAG aagaacaagaagaacaagaagaacAGCGAGAGTGAATCCGCCCCAGCTGCCGAGCCAGTCAAGGAAGTCACCCCAGAGATTGTTGAGgaagtgtttgaaaaaaaaaccgttacACCAAGCACTGAAGCTGCAGCTGCTCCAGCATCAGCTTCAAAG aagaacaagaagaacAAGAAAGGATCCGGAATCTCCGAGTCTCACGACACTGCCCCAGCTCCAACTGTTGAAATTCCACAGACAACCGAAGGAGGAAAGGGATCCCCAGGAAGTGATaaggaaaattctggaagtgCCGTCAATGGATCCGCCAAAAAGCAAATGTCTGTTGAGGAGCTCGACTACGGAGTTCCAGGCCAAACAACCGATACAACCACTGAcaagaagaacaagaagaagaataagaaggGAAAGAACTCTAACTCAATATCGGAAAATGCTCAGGTGATTGCTCACCTCGAGCAAGATCACCTGGATCAAATGGCTGACGATGAGGTACAGGCCATCACAGGAGCTGCTGGATCTCATTCCCCACCAATTCAAGTTCATGAAGTAACTAGCTCAGAACAACACTCCAACGGAG ttgagaAAAACACTACAATCGAAATCACTCAAGCTGTTGACGGAACCGATATGTCCCAGACTCAATTCCAGAAGAATGTTGAGAAACTCGTTCAGGCTACGCTTGCCAAGCATGACATTGTAGAAATTGACCCAACCGTG AAACTGCGCATCGATGCCCAACTCATCAAGCTGTCGGAGAAAAAGGCGCCTGCTGTTGTGATGGAACACGTCAACTACATCAAGCCATTGCCAATGGAACTTCACGTCTCTCGACCATCG actccaAGCCGCGACCGTGTCTACAAACTTCTGCCAAAGGATATTATTTTCTGTGCAGGACTCATGGACTCTCACGGTGAAAACTACGCT GCTATGGCTGCCGATGAACGTAACATCTTCAAGGACACCTCACGCGCACTTCAAAGAAAGATCCGCATTTTCAAg GAATCCCCACACTACCACACCTATCTCCGTGCAAAGGAGGAAAACCGTCCGATCGAGGAGGTCATTGCTGAGGCACAACACTAA